A portion of the Streptomyces coeruleoprunus genome contains these proteins:
- the pcrA gene encoding DNA helicase PcrA: protein MSSLFDDSFLADLRNHTSEEPPPPPEDSEADAPAPEEVPYDLFEGKFDVPPDRDPFYRDGSPRPVVDPAALLDGLNEQQRAAVAHTGSPLLIVAGAGSGKTRVLTHRIAHLLATRDVHPGQILAITFTNKAAGEMKERVEQLVGPRANAMWVMTFHSACVRILRRESKKLGFTSSFSIYDAADSKRLMALVCRDLDLDPKRYPPKSFSAKISNLKNELIDEETFADQAVDGFEKTLAQAYRMYQGRLREANALDFDDIIMTTVHLLQAFPDVAEHYRRRFRHVLVDEYQDTNHAQYTLVRELVGQPGGEGDPEPAELCVVGDADQSIYAFRGATIRNILQFEEDYPDATTILLEQNYRSTQTILSAANAVIERNESRRPKNLWTNAGTGAQITGYVADTEHDEAQFVADEIDRLTDAGEAKAGDVAVFYRTNAQSRVFEEVFIRVGLPYKVVGGVRFYERKEVRDVLAYLRVLANPEDTVPLRRILNVPKRGIGERAEAMIDALSLREKITFPQALKRVDEAYGMAARSANAVKRFNQLMDDLRTIAESGAGPAVVLEAVLERTGYLAELQASTDPQDETRIENLQELAAVALEFEQERGEEQGAGTLAEFLEQVALVADSDQIPDEDEEGDGVITLMTLHTAKGLEFPVVFLTGMEDGVFPHMRALGQTKELEEERRLAYVGITRARERLYLTRSSMRSAWGQPAYNPPSRFLEEIPDRHVEWKRTGRMAAPASGARSSGPASGIAASLSASRARSGPSGFATRRTQDKPVVALAVGDRVTHDQFGLGTVMSVGGSGEKAEAVIDFGDAKPKRLLLRYAPVEKL, encoded by the coding sequence ATGAGCAGCCTCTTTGACGACAGCTTCCTGGCGGACCTCCGGAACCACACCTCGGAGGAGCCCCCGCCGCCCCCCGAGGACTCCGAGGCCGACGCCCCGGCCCCGGAGGAGGTCCCGTACGACCTCTTCGAGGGGAAGTTCGACGTGCCCCCGGACCGGGACCCGTTCTACCGCGACGGCTCCCCGCGCCCCGTCGTCGACCCGGCCGCCCTGCTGGACGGGCTCAACGAACAGCAGCGGGCCGCCGTCGCCCACACCGGCTCGCCGCTGCTCATCGTGGCCGGTGCGGGCTCCGGCAAGACCCGCGTCCTGACCCACCGCATCGCCCACCTCCTCGCCACGCGTGACGTGCACCCCGGCCAGATACTGGCCATCACGTTCACCAACAAGGCCGCCGGCGAGATGAAGGAGCGCGTCGAGCAGCTCGTCGGCCCGCGGGCCAACGCCATGTGGGTCATGACCTTCCACAGCGCGTGCGTCCGCATCCTGCGGCGCGAGTCCAAGAAGCTCGGCTTCACCTCGTCGTTCTCGATCTACGACGCGGCCGACTCCAAGCGGCTGATGGCCCTGGTCTGCCGCGACCTGGACCTCGACCCGAAGCGGTACCCGCCGAAGTCCTTCAGCGCCAAGATCTCCAACCTCAAGAACGAGCTCATCGACGAGGAGACCTTCGCCGACCAGGCCGTCGACGGCTTCGAGAAGACCCTCGCCCAGGCCTACCGGATGTACCAGGGGCGCCTCCGCGAGGCCAACGCCCTGGACTTCGACGACATCATCATGACGACGGTCCACCTGCTCCAGGCGTTCCCGGACGTCGCCGAGCACTACCGCCGCCGCTTCCGCCACGTCCTCGTCGACGAGTACCAGGACACCAACCACGCCCAGTACACCCTCGTACGGGAGCTGGTCGGCCAGCCGGGCGGCGAGGGCGATCCGGAGCCGGCCGAGCTGTGCGTCGTCGGTGACGCCGACCAGTCGATCTACGCCTTCCGCGGCGCGACCATCCGCAACATCCTCCAGTTCGAGGAGGACTACCCGGACGCGACGACGATCCTGCTGGAGCAGAACTACCGCTCCACGCAGACGATCCTGTCCGCCGCCAACGCGGTGATCGAGCGCAACGAGAGCCGCCGCCCCAAGAACCTGTGGACCAACGCCGGGACCGGCGCCCAGATCACCGGGTACGTGGCCGACACCGAGCACGACGAGGCGCAGTTCGTCGCCGACGAGATCGACCGGCTCACGGACGCGGGCGAGGCGAAGGCGGGTGACGTCGCCGTCTTCTACCGGACCAACGCCCAGTCCCGTGTCTTCGAAGAGGTCTTCATCCGCGTCGGCCTGCCGTACAAGGTCGTCGGCGGCGTGCGCTTCTACGAGCGCAAGGAGGTCCGTGACGTCCTCGCCTACCTGCGCGTCCTCGCCAACCCCGAGGACACCGTCCCGCTGCGCCGCATCCTGAACGTGCCGAAGCGCGGCATCGGCGAGCGCGCCGAGGCCATGATCGACGCCCTGTCGCTCCGCGAGAAGATCACCTTCCCGCAGGCCCTGAAGCGCGTCGACGAGGCGTACGGCATGGCCGCCCGCTCGGCCAACGCCGTCAAGCGCTTCAACCAGCTGATGGACGACCTGCGCACGATCGCCGAGTCCGGCGCCGGCCCGGCCGTGGTGCTGGAGGCCGTCCTCGAACGGACCGGCTACCTCGCCGAGCTCCAGGCCTCCACGGACCCGCAGGACGAGACCCGTATCGAGAACCTCCAGGAACTGGCGGCGGTGGCCCTGGAGTTCGAGCAGGAGCGCGGCGAGGAGCAGGGCGCGGGCACGCTCGCCGAGTTCCTGGAGCAGGTCGCCCTCGTCGCCGACTCCGACCAGATCCCCGACGAGGACGAGGAGGGCGACGGCGTCATCACGCTCATGACCCTGCACACCGCGAAGGGCCTGGAGTTCCCCGTGGTGTTCCTGACGGGCATGGAGGACGGCGTCTTCCCGCACATGCGCGCCCTCGGCCAGACCAAGGAGCTGGAGGAGGAGCGACGCCTGGCGTACGTGGGGATCACCCGCGCCCGCGAGCGGCTCTACCTGACGCGGTCGTCGATGCGCAGCGCCTGGGGCCAGCCCGCGTACAACCCGCCGTCCCGGTTCCTGGAGGAGATCCCGGACCGGCACGTCGAGTGGAAGCGCACGGGGCGGATGGCCGCGCCGGCGTCCGGGGCCCGCTCGTCCGGCCCGGCCTCCGGGATCGCGGCCTCCCTGTCGGCGTCCCGGGCCCGCTCGGGCCCCTCGGGCTTCGCCACGCGGCGCACGCAGGACAAGCCGGTGGTCGCGCTGGCGGTGGGCGACCGGGTCACGCACGACCAGTTCGGCCTGGGCACGGTGATGTCGGTCGGCGGCTCGGGCGAGAAGGCGGAGGCGGTCATCGACTTCGGCGACGCGAAGCCGAAGCGCCTGCTGCTGCGGTACGCACCGGTCGAGAAGCTGTAG
- a CDS encoding C40 family peptidase: MASHRKPRSRPSGTFRSHSPAVGFTTAALASVTLLSTQNAGATPSEPRPGGGAAQPTVEEVQKKVDDLYRQAGTATQQYNKAKEATDRQRRKVDGMLDEAAKRTQALNESRRALGAYAAAQYRSRALGPTAALLFSDSPQTYADQQHLLARLSGRQQQEITDYQEQQAAAAEQRAEATRSLESLSTSQAELRTAKQTVQRKLGEARRLLARLTAEERARLAELERQREAEARRLAAEKAEAEARRLRERQQQEQEQREQQEQPSGGTGAQTDYAAKAEKVLAFARAQIGKPYVWGATGPSSYDCSGLTQAAWKAAGVDLPRTTWEQVEVGRRIATEDLLPGDLVFFYDDISHVGIYIGDGKMIHAPKPGTTVREESIYYMPIYGSVRPA, translated from the coding sequence TTGGCGTCGCATCGCAAACCGCGCAGCCGTCCCAGCGGCACGTTCCGGTCCCACTCCCCCGCCGTCGGTTTCACGACGGCCGCCCTCGCCTCCGTCACCCTGCTGTCCACGCAGAACGCCGGGGCCACACCGTCCGAGCCACGGCCCGGCGGCGGCGCGGCCCAGCCGACGGTCGAGGAGGTGCAGAAGAAGGTCGACGACCTGTACCGGCAGGCCGGCACGGCGACGCAGCAGTACAACAAGGCCAAGGAGGCCACCGACCGCCAGCGGCGCAAGGTCGACGGCATGCTGGACGAGGCCGCGAAGCGCACGCAGGCCCTCAACGAGTCGCGCCGCGCCCTGGGCGCGTACGCGGCGGCCCAGTACCGCTCCAGGGCGCTCGGCCCCACGGCGGCGCTGCTCTTCTCGGACAGTCCGCAGACGTACGCCGACCAGCAGCACCTGCTGGCCCGGCTGTCCGGCCGGCAGCAGCAGGAGATCACGGACTACCAGGAGCAGCAGGCGGCCGCCGCCGAGCAGCGGGCCGAGGCGACGAGGAGCCTGGAGTCACTGAGCACGTCGCAGGCCGAGCTGCGGACCGCCAAGCAGACCGTCCAGCGGAAGCTGGGCGAGGCGCGGCGGCTGCTGGCCCGGCTGACGGCCGAGGAGCGGGCCCGGCTGGCGGAGCTGGAGCGGCAGCGGGAGGCGGAGGCCCGGCGGCTGGCCGCCGAGAAGGCGGAGGCCGAGGCCCGCCGGCTGCGGGAGCGGCAGCAACAGGAGCAGGAACAGCGCGAGCAGCAGGAGCAGCCCTCGGGCGGCACGGGCGCGCAGACCGACTACGCGGCCAAGGCGGAGAAGGTCCTCGCCTTCGCCCGCGCGCAGATCGGGAAGCCGTACGTATGGGGCGCGACCGGCCCCAGCTCGTACGACTGCTCGGGGCTGACGCAGGCGGCCTGGAAGGCGGCCGGGGTCGACCTCCCCCGTACCACCTGGGAGCAGGTGGAGGTGGGCCGGCGGATCGCGACGGAGGATCTGCTCCCGGGGGACCTGGTGTTCTTCTACGACGACATCAGCCACGTCGGGATCTACATCGGCGACGGGAAGATGATCCACGCGCCGAAGCCCGGGACGACGGTCCGCGAGGAGTCGATCTACTACATGCCGATCTACGGCAGCGTGCGCCCCGCCTGA
- a CDS encoding C40 family peptidase, giving the protein MAAHRKPKQRTPRGQAGRTAAALALAGAATATAFDGAAHAEPQLTSAQVKAKVDRLYHEAEEATEKYNGAKEKADGAQDALDALRDEAARRMERLNASRNAMGATAAAQYRSGGLDPTLQLAFSSDPEAYLRGAELADRIGARQADAVASIRGQLVEIDRLRTEADGHVRELTAQQAELKRQKAAVQERLSAARKLLARLTAAERAAYRDAPHGHGGAGDGTRADRASRADRTAGVPSAIAAPNPRAARAVAYAYGALGKPYQWGATGPSAYDCSGLTQAAWRAAGVSLPRTTYTQIDAGQRVARSQLAPGDLVFFYSGLSHVGLYIGDGKMIHAPRTGSTIRIAPIDEMPWAGATRVA; this is encoded by the coding sequence GTGGCAGCGCACCGGAAGCCCAAGCAGCGCACGCCCCGCGGTCAGGCCGGCCGCACGGCCGCCGCCCTCGCGCTCGCCGGAGCGGCGACCGCCACCGCCTTCGACGGGGCCGCGCACGCGGAGCCGCAGCTCACGTCCGCGCAGGTCAAGGCCAAGGTCGACCGGCTGTACCACGAGGCCGAGGAGGCGACGGAGAAGTACAACGGGGCGAAGGAGAAGGCCGACGGCGCGCAGGACGCCCTCGACGCGCTGCGCGACGAGGCCGCCCGCCGGATGGAGCGGCTCAACGCGAGCCGCAACGCGATGGGCGCGACGGCGGCCGCCCAGTACCGGTCGGGCGGTCTCGACCCCACGCTCCAGCTGGCGTTCTCCTCCGACCCGGAGGCGTATCTGCGCGGTGCGGAGCTCGCCGACCGCATCGGCGCCCGGCAGGCCGACGCCGTCGCCTCGATCCGCGGCCAGCTGGTGGAGATCGACCGGCTCCGTACGGAGGCGGACGGGCACGTACGGGAACTCACGGCCCAGCAGGCCGAGTTGAAGCGGCAGAAGGCCGCCGTCCAGGAGCGGCTGTCCGCCGCGCGCAAGCTGCTCGCCCGGCTCACCGCGGCCGAGCGCGCCGCCTACCGTGACGCGCCGCACGGGCACGGCGGGGCGGGCGACGGCACGCGGGCCGACCGCGCCTCCCGCGCCGACCGCACGGCCGGCGTGCCCTCCGCGATCGCGGCGCCGAACCCGCGCGCCGCCCGAGCGGTCGCGTACGCGTACGGGGCGCTCGGCAAGCCGTACCAGTGGGGGGCGACCGGCCCGTCGGCGTACGACTGCTCGGGGCTGACCCAGGCGGCGTGGCGCGCGGCGGGGGTGTCGCTGCCCCGCACCACGTACACGCAGATCGACGCCGGGCAGCGGGTGGCCCGCTCCCAGCTCGCCCCGGGCGACCTGGTGTTCTTCTACTCGGGCCTCAGCCACGTCGGCCTCTACATCGGCGACGGCAAGATGATCCACGCGCCGCGTACGGGCTCCACGATCCGGATCGCCCCGATCGACGAGATGCCCTGGGCGGGCGCCACCCGCGTCGCCTGA
- a CDS encoding alpha/beta hydrolase, producing MSLTGTPFFVTAIVLAVIAVVLPFLLWSRLRGPAIVRGAIRLGMVGFAQITAMLVVFVAVNNANSLYSGWDDLLGREDHVDSALDLGPDGLGGRRIADLPKVKQTFKPVDDPAVGSRVVSTQLVGRVSGVKADVYVWLPPQYDDPAYRDKKFPVVELFSGFPGTPKSWFAGMHVSEQLEPLMREGKVAPFILVSPRTKLLGDQDPGCSNVTGRINTATWLSVDVRKMITDNFRAVETPDGWAAAGFSAGGHCAAKLTLAHPDRYRYAISMSGYNDPAAERSSITGKDPQLRHANNPMTILKEAKTPPRVTMLFTGDGGDGYQQGVDLRAVAKPPTRIDVRRVIGGHRTTTWSKDVPAVFTWLTAQLEGAGAELLGGRPSGAGSPDTARVGGTGDAAPAPQGQYGSTTDTSRREDGDGWSF from the coding sequence ATGAGCCTGACGGGTACTCCCTTCTTCGTGACGGCGATCGTCCTCGCGGTGATCGCTGTCGTGCTGCCCTTCCTGCTGTGGAGCCGGCTGCGGGGCCCCGCCATCGTCCGGGGCGCCATCCGGCTGGGCATGGTGGGCTTCGCGCAGATCACCGCGATGCTGGTCGTGTTCGTGGCGGTGAACAACGCGAACAGCCTCTACAGCGGCTGGGACGACCTGCTCGGCCGGGAGGACCACGTCGACTCGGCGCTCGACCTCGGCCCCGACGGGCTCGGCGGCCGCCGCATCGCCGACCTGCCGAAGGTCAAGCAGACGTTCAAGCCGGTCGACGACCCGGCCGTGGGCAGCCGCGTCGTGTCGACCCAGCTCGTCGGGCGGGTGTCGGGCGTGAAGGCCGACGTGTACGTCTGGCTGCCGCCGCAGTACGACGACCCCGCGTACCGCGACAAGAAGTTCCCGGTCGTCGAGTTGTTCTCCGGCTTCCCCGGCACGCCGAAGTCGTGGTTCGCGGGCATGCACGTCAGCGAGCAGCTGGAGCCGCTGATGCGGGAGGGCAAGGTCGCGCCGTTCATCCTGGTCTCGCCGCGCACCAAGCTGCTCGGCGACCAGGACCCGGGCTGCTCCAACGTGACGGGCCGGATCAACACGGCGACCTGGCTCAGCGTCGACGTACGGAAGATGATCACGGACAACTTCCGGGCCGTGGAGACGCCCGACGGCTGGGCGGCGGCCGGTTTCTCCGCGGGCGGCCACTGTGCCGCCAAGCTCACGCTGGCCCACCCCGACCGCTACCGGTACGCGATCAGCATGTCCGGCTACAACGACCCGGCCGCCGAGCGCTCCTCGATCACCGGCAAGGACCCGCAGCTGCGGCACGCGAACAACCCGATGACCATCCTCAAGGAGGCGAAGACCCCGCCGCGCGTCACCATGCTGTTCACCGGCGACGGCGGCGACGGCTACCAGCAGGGCGTCGACCTGCGCGCGGTGGCCAAGCCGCCGACGCGGATCGATGTGCGCCGGGTGATCGGCGGCCACCGGACGACGACGTGGAGCAAGGACGTCCCGGCGGTCTTCACCTGGCTCACCGCCCAGCTGGAGGGCGCCGGCGCCGAGCTGCTCGGCGGCCGCCCCTCCGGTGCGGGCAGCCCGGACACCGCCCGCGTCGGCGGCACCGGCGACGCGGCGCCCGCCCCGCAGGGGCAGTACGGCTCCACCACGGACACGTCCCGGCGGGAGGACGGCGACGGCTGGTCCTTCTGA
- a CDS encoding response regulator transcription factor, with translation MTTEGTTERPAERRVRVVLVDDHRMFRTGVQAEIGRTEETGVEVVGEAADVDQAVTVITATRPEVVLLDVHLPGGGGVEVLRRCTALMADPEKPVRFLALSVSDAAEDVIGVIRGGARGYVTKTITGTDLVDSVFRVQEGDAVFSPRLAGFVLDAFASTDAPPVDEDLDRLTQREREVLRLIARGYAYKEIAKQLFISVKTVESHVSAVLRKLQLSNRHELTRWATARRLV, from the coding sequence ATGACCACCGAGGGGACGACCGAGCGGCCGGCGGAGCGCCGGGTACGGGTGGTGCTGGTCGACGACCACCGGATGTTCCGCACGGGGGTGCAGGCCGAGATCGGCCGTACCGAGGAGACCGGCGTGGAGGTGGTCGGCGAGGCCGCCGACGTGGACCAGGCGGTGACGGTCATCACCGCGACCCGCCCGGAGGTGGTCCTCCTGGACGTCCACCTCCCGGGCGGCGGCGGGGTCGAGGTGCTGCGGCGCTGCACGGCGCTGATGGCGGACCCGGAGAAGCCGGTGCGCTTCCTGGCGCTGTCCGTGTCGGACGCGGCCGAGGACGTGATCGGCGTCATCCGCGGCGGGGCGCGCGGCTACGTCACGAAGACGATCACCGGGACGGACCTGGTCGACTCGGTCTTCCGGGTGCAGGAGGGCGACGCCGTGTTCTCGCCGCGCCTGGCCGGGTTCGTGCTGGACGCGTTCGCGTCGACGGACGCCCCGCCGGTCGACGAGGACCTGGACCGGCTCACGCAGCGGGAGCGGGAGGTGCTGCGGCTGATCGCGCGCGGATACGCGTACAAGGAGATCGCGAAGCAGCTGTTCATCTCCGTGAAGACCGTCGAGTCGCACGTCTCGGCGGTGCTGCGCAAGCTCCAGCTCTCCAACCGGCACGAGCTGACCCGCTGGGCGACGGCGCGCCGGCTGGTGTGA